One Manihot esculenta cultivar AM560-2 chromosome 6, M.esculenta_v8, whole genome shotgun sequence DNA segment encodes these proteins:
- the LOC110616830 gene encoding transcription factor bHLH30 produces the protein MCGFKEEDQGECSQTIHNFQGYQEQMLLQHHQQMQQQQSNDIYGGARGSGLIFPEVSPILTWSLPPVHSFNPAQFSSNPVRGHDPFLIPPPVPSSYGNLFNRRAPALQFAYDGPSSDHLRIISDTLGPVVHPGSAPFGLQAELGKMTAQEIMDAKALAASKSHSEAERRRRERINNHLAKLRSLLPSTTKTDKASLLAEVIQHVKELKRQTSLIAETSPVPTEIDELTVDTSDEDGKFVIKASLCCEDRSDLLPDLIKTLKALRLRTLKAEITTLGGRVKNVLFITGEEDSSSNSNDEEQQQQEQQQPPYSISSIQEALKAVMEKTSGDVSSSGSVKRQRTNISILEQQQQQNRDE, from the exons ATGTGTGGATTCAAAGAAGAAGATCAGGGTGAGTGTTCTCAGACCATCCATAACTTCCAAGGCTACCAAGAACAGATGCTTCTCCAACACCACCAACAAATGCAACAGCAACAAAGCAATGACATATATGGAGGTGCTAGAGGATCCGGGTTGATTTTTCCTGAAGTTTCACCAATCTTAACATGGTCTCTTCCTCCAGTCCATTCCTTCAACCCGGCCCAGTTCTCTTCCAATCCGGTTCGTGGCCACGACCCATTCCTTATCCCACCTCCAGTGCCATCATCATATGGGAATCTATTCAACAGACGAGCTCCTGCCCTGCAGTTTGCATATGATGGTCCATCAAGTGATCATCTTAGAATCATCTCCGACACTCTTGGGCCGGTGGTCCACCCCGGTTCAGCTCCTTTTGGGTTGCAAGCTGAGCTGGGAAAGATGACTGCTCAAGAAATCATGGATGCTAAGGCTCTTGCTGCTTCAAAGAGTCACAGTGAGGCCGAGAGGAGGAGAAGAGAGAGAATCAACAACCATCTTGCAAAGCTACGTAGCCTACTACCAAGCACAACAAAG ACAGACAAAGCTTCACTGCTTGCAGAGGTAATCCAGCACGTTAAAGAGCTAAAACGTCAGACTTCTTTGATTGCCGAAACAAGTCCAGTACCTACAGAAATTGATGAGCTAACAGTAGATACATCCGATGAAGATGGTAAATTTGTGATCAAAGCTTCACTTTGTTGCGAAGATAGGTCTGATCTTTTGCCTGACCTAATAAAAACCTTGAAAGCCTTACGCTTAAGAACACTAAAAGCTGAGATAACAACACTTGGTGGGCGTGTGAAAAATGTTTTATTCATCACTGGAGAAGAGGATTCTTCAAGTAACAGCAACGATGAGGAGCAACAGCAACAGGAACAACAACAACCACCATATTCTATAAGTTCAATCCAAGAAGCATTGAAAGCAGTCATGGAGAAGACAAGCGGAGATGTGTCTTCTTC